One region of Chryseobacterium sp. C-71 genomic DNA includes:
- a CDS encoding YjjG family noncanonical pyrimidine nucleotidase, whose amino-acid sequence MKIQHIFFDLDNTLWDHRRNAYLTIKSLFEKEEITLKYNIDFEEFHTKYHEINERLWEQIRDGEIDKEYLRKHRFYDTFNHFGIDDLELSMYFEEHFLDKILNFNHLVESADVILEYLKAKNYTLHIISNGFQEVTERKCILSGIDHYFQTITSADSVSVRKPNPAIFEHSLKLANAAKKESVLIGDDWIADVVGAQNFGIDVIFFDVLNENPQQENLKVIKHLLQIKEYL is encoded by the coding sequence ATGAAAATTCAGCACATTTTTTTTGACCTCGACAATACCCTTTGGGATCACCGCAGAAACGCTTATTTAACAATCAAAAGCCTTTTCGAAAAAGAAGAAATTACTTTAAAATACAATATTGATTTTGAAGAATTTCACACAAAATATCACGAAATCAATGAGAGGCTTTGGGAGCAGATTCGTGATGGCGAAATTGATAAAGAATATTTGAGAAAACATCGTTTTTATGACACATTCAATCATTTCGGAATTGATGATCTGGAATTGTCGATGTATTTTGAAGAACACTTTTTAGATAAAATTTTAAATTTCAATCATCTTGTAGAAAGTGCCGATGTTATTTTGGAATATTTAAAAGCTAAGAATTATACACTTCACATTATTTCAAACGGCTTTCAGGAAGTGACTGAAAGAAAATGTATTCTCTCGGGTATTGATCATTATTTTCAAACCATTACCAGTGCCGATTCTGTGAGTGTGAGAAAACCAAATCCTGCTATTTTTGAACATTCTCTGAAATTAGCAAATGCTGCCAAAAAGGAAAGTGTTTTAATTGGAGACGATTGGATTGCCGACGTGGTCGGAGCACAAAATTTTGGAATTGATGTAATTTTCTTTGATGTTTTAAATGAAAATCCGCAGCAAGAAAATTTAAAAGTGATTAAACATCTTTTGCAGATTAAAGAATATTTATAA
- a CDS encoding RNA polymerase sigma factor, whose amino-acid sequence MKSTDSLLISLYQKGDEEALSTLIHRHQKDLFSFILYKINDEDLANDVFQDTFIKIIIMLKEGRYNEEGKFILWAKRIAQNLIIDHFRAKSKNVKVSETTFDNDEFSIFDLIREPSENIEDQLVSMQIQEDLLKMLQFLPQNQQEVIKLRFFDGLSFKEIADHTDMSINTTLGRVRYALINLRKIMEENNIVLTR is encoded by the coding sequence ATGAAATCAACAGATAGCCTATTAATATCTCTTTACCAGAAAGGAGACGAAGAAGCATTATCAACCCTTATACATCGTCATCAGAAAGACCTCTTTTCGTTTATTCTCTATAAGATAAACGATGAAGATTTGGCCAACGATGTTTTTCAGGATACTTTTATCAAAATCATTATTATGCTAAAAGAAGGGCGCTATAATGAGGAAGGAAAATTTATTCTTTGGGCAAAAAGAATTGCACAAAATTTAATTATCGATCATTTCAGAGCAAAATCCAAAAACGTGAAAGTTTCGGAGACCACTTTTGATAATGATGAGTTTTCTATTTTTGACTTGATCAGGGAACCTTCAGAAAATATTGAAGATCAGTTGGTCAGTATGCAGATTCAGGAAGATTTGCTGAAAATGTTACAGTTTTTACCACAGAATCAACAAGAGGTGATAAAACTCAGGTTTTTCGACGGACTAAGTTTTAAGGAGATCGCAGACCATACAGATATGAGTATTAATACGACTTTGGGGCGTGTTCGATATGCTTTAATTAACCTACGAAAAATCATGGAGGAAAATAATATTGTCTTAACGAGATAA
- the metK gene encoding methionine adenosyltransferase, with the protein MSYLFTSESVSEGHPDKIADQISDALIDNFLAYDKTSKVACETLVTTGQVVLAGEVKSDAYLDVQTIAREVINGIGYTKGEYMFNGDSCGVISAIHEQSPDINQGVDRAVNDESFEAKANAQGAGDQGMMFGYATNETSNYMPLALDLAHTILKELSAIRREDSEIKYLRPDAKSQVTIEYSDDHKPVRIDSIVVSTQHDDFAAEEEMLNKIREDIKNILIPRVVALQTEEIKALFNDKIKYHINPTGKFVIGGPHGDTGLTGRKIIVDTYGGKGAHGGGAFSGKDPSKVDRSAAYATRHIAKNLVAAGVADEVLVQVSYAIGVAEPCGLYINTYGTSKVELNDGEIAKKVSTIFDLRPYAIEQNLKLRNPIYQETASYGHMGREHFVADKTFNKGHKNELTLTGLEFFTWEKLDKVEEIKSAFGI; encoded by the coding sequence ATGTCTTATTTATTTACGTCTGAATCAGTTTCAGAAGGGCATCCAGATAAAATTGCCGACCAGATTTCCGATGCATTAATCGATAACTTTTTAGCATACGACAAAACTTCAAAGGTAGCTTGTGAAACTTTGGTTACTACAGGTCAGGTTGTTTTGGCTGGTGAGGTAAAATCTGATGCATATCTTGATGTTCAGACAATCGCAAGAGAAGTAATCAACGGAATTGGTTATACAAAAGGTGAATATATGTTCAACGGTGATTCTTGCGGTGTAATTTCTGCTATTCACGAACAGTCACCGGACATCAATCAGGGTGTTGACAGAGCTGTAAATGATGAGTCTTTTGAAGCTAAAGCAAATGCGCAAGGCGCGGGCGATCAAGGGATGATGTTTGGGTATGCAACGAATGAAACGTCTAACTATATGCCTTTGGCTTTAGATCTCGCACATACGATTCTTAAAGAACTTTCTGCAATCAGAAGAGAAGATTCTGAAATCAAATATCTTCGTCCGGATGCGAAATCTCAGGTAACGATTGAGTACTCTGACGATCACAAACCGGTAAGAATTGATTCTATCGTAGTTTCCACTCAGCATGACGATTTTGCTGCTGAAGAAGAAATGCTGAACAAAATCAGAGAAGACATCAAAAATATTTTGATTCCTAGAGTTGTTGCTTTGCAGACTGAAGAAATCAAAGCTTTGTTCAACGATAAAATCAAATATCATATCAATCCTACAGGAAAATTCGTAATCGGTGGTCCTCACGGAGATACAGGTTTGACAGGAAGAAAAATCATTGTTGATACATATGGTGGAAAAGGTGCTCACGGTGGTGGCGCATTCTCAGGAAAAGATCCTTCAAAAGTTGACAGAAGTGCTGCTTATGCTACAAGACACATTGCTAAAAACTTAGTTGCGGCGGGTGTTGCAGACGAGGTTTTAGTACAGGTTTCTTATGCTATCGGTGTTGCTGAACCTTGTGGTTTGTACATCAACACGTATGGAACTTCTAAAGTTGAATTAAATGATGGTGAGATCGCTAAAAAAGTTTCTACCATTTTCGATCTTAGACCTTATGCAATAGAGCAAAATTTGAAGTTGAGAAATCCTATTTATCAGGAAACGGCTTCTTATGGTCACATGGGAAGAGAGCATTTCGTTGCTGATAAGACTTTCAACAAAGGTCATAAAAACGAATTAACTCTTACAGGTTTAGAATTCTTTACTTGGGAGAAATTAGACAAAGTAGAAGAAATTAAATCCGCTTTCGGAATTTAA
- a CDS encoding LysR substrate-binding domain-containing protein — protein MNIQQLEYLIAVDKYKHFGKAAQACFITQPTLSAMIQKFEDELDVKVFDRTTHPIRTTDVGLQIIDQAKVIIEGVNELRNKANLLNNILGGTINLGIIPTVSSFILPTEIFHFLEENPKILMNVKEMTTDNIIKALKAGELDAGIISTPYDNANEFYQDFLFNEELMIYSSDTEANKKNTFIVPDELNVEKVWLLEEGNCLRNQFENICHLKENRLKPKNLEFLASNIQTLVHMVDKVGGISILPELALNQLSEEQKNKVFRFKKPFPYREISIIYYKPTFKQKIIDELRTFIKDSLTKKLNFNENPKDYVSIKPQ, from the coding sequence ATGAACATTCAGCAATTGGAATATCTTATCGCTGTCGATAAGTATAAACATTTTGGTAAAGCTGCTCAGGCGTGTTTTATAACTCAACCTACATTAAGCGCAATGATACAGAAGTTTGAAGATGAGCTGGATGTGAAGGTTTTTGACAGAACGACCCACCCGATTCGTACTACTGACGTGGGATTACAGATTATTGATCAGGCTAAAGTTATTATTGAAGGGGTAAACGAACTTAGAAATAAAGCGAATTTATTAAATAATATTTTAGGAGGAACAATTAACTTGGGAATTATTCCAACAGTTTCATCGTTTATCTTACCAACTGAAATTTTCCATTTCCTGGAAGAAAATCCTAAGATTTTGATGAATGTAAAAGAAATGACCACTGATAATATTATCAAAGCTTTAAAGGCTGGTGAATTAGATGCAGGAATTATTTCTACACCTTATGACAATGCCAACGAATTTTATCAGGATTTCTTATTTAATGAAGAACTGATGATTTACAGTTCGGATACTGAGGCGAATAAGAAAAATACATTTATTGTTCCTGACGAATTGAATGTAGAAAAAGTTTGGCTTTTGGAAGAAGGTAACTGCTTGAGAAATCAATTTGAAAACATCTGCCATTTAAAGGAAAACAGGTTAAAGCCTAAAAATCTTGAGTTTTTAGCTTCTAATATTCAGACTTTGGTTCACATGGTTGATAAAGTTGGTGGAATCAGTATTTTACCAGAATTGGCACTAAATCAATTGTCTGAGGAACAAAAAAATAAAGTTTTCAGATTTAAAAAACCTTTTCCTTACAGAGAAATCAGCATTATTTATTACAAGCCGACTTTCAAACAAAAAATCATCGATGAATTAAGAACTTTCATCAAAGATTCTTTGACTAAAAAACTGAATTTTAATGAAAACCCTAAAGATTACGTGAGCATCAAGCCTCAATAA
- a CDS encoding catalase, which yields MDSKKLTSSSGAPYFEHQDSQTVGSRGPVLLQDFILQENLAHFVRERIPERIVHAKGSGAYGKFTVTHDISQYTKAKLFSQVGNSCKMFARFSTVGGEKGSADTARDPRGFALKFYTEDGNWDLVGNNTPVFFIKDAKKFPDFIHTQKRVPKTNLKSATMMWDFWSLNPESLHQVLILMSERGTPYGYRHMHGFGSHTFSMINAENQRTWVKFHFKTKQGIKNFTNEEATKMAGENPDFAQEDLCNAIDNGDFPKWTMYIQVMTEEQSKEFRWNPFDITKVWSQADFPLIEVGEMELNEVPVNYFAHVEQSTFSPSNLVNGISFSPDKMLQGRLFSYPDAHRYRVGVNAHQLEVNRCPFAVNNYQRDGFMADSSEYQDKPNYHPNSFDDIQPDSSYKNFEYELDNNHVANYNRNENDDDHYTQPGLLYTKAMNQEDRDRLVHNIIDNMSGIDGPKRDEIINRQLCHFFRANIELGMKVASGLHINIDSNMMNHLK from the coding sequence ATGGATTCTAAAAAATTAACATCAAGCAGCGGTGCTCCGTACTTTGAGCATCAGGATTCTCAAACTGTAGGCTCAAGAGGCCCGGTTTTGTTACAGGACTTTATTCTACAGGAAAACCTTGCGCATTTTGTGAGAGAAAGAATTCCCGAAAGAATTGTTCACGCAAAAGGTAGCGGCGCTTATGGAAAATTTACTGTTACTCATGATATTTCACAATATACAAAAGCAAAACTTTTTTCTCAGGTAGGAAATTCTTGTAAAATGTTTGCCCGCTTTTCAACTGTGGGTGGTGAAAAAGGAAGTGCAGACACCGCAAGAGATCCTCGTGGATTTGCTTTAAAATTCTATACAGAAGATGGAAACTGGGATTTAGTAGGGAACAACACTCCGGTTTTCTTTATTAAAGACGCTAAAAAATTCCCAGATTTTATTCATACTCAAAAGAGAGTTCCTAAAACCAACTTAAAAAGTGCAACAATGATGTGGGATTTCTGGAGTTTAAATCCGGAATCGCTTCATCAGGTTCTAATCCTAATGTCTGAAAGAGGTACGCCTTACGGTTACAGACACATGCACGGTTTCGGGTCGCATACATTCTCGATGATTAATGCAGAAAATCAGAGAACATGGGTGAAATTTCACTTTAAAACAAAACAAGGAATTAAAAACTTCACCAACGAAGAAGCTACAAAAATGGCAGGAGAAAATCCTGATTTCGCTCAGGAAGACCTTTGCAACGCAATCGATAACGGTGATTTCCCAAAATGGACGATGTACATCCAAGTAATGACCGAAGAACAGTCAAAAGAATTCAGATGGAATCCTTTTGATATTACAAAAGTATGGTCTCAGGCAGATTTCCCTTTAATTGAAGTGGGCGAAATGGAATTGAATGAAGTTCCTGTTAATTATTTTGCCCATGTAGAACAATCAACCTTTTCACCAAGTAATTTAGTTAACGGAATTAGTTTTTCACCAGATAAGATGCTCCAAGGAAGATTATTCTCATATCCCGATGCTCACAGATACAGAGTGGGGGTAAATGCACATCAATTGGAAGTAAATAGATGTCCGTTTGCAGTCAATAATTATCAAAGAGACGGATTTATGGCAGACTCAAGTGAATACCAGGACAAACCTAATTACCATCCTAACAGTTTTGACGACATCCAACCCGATTCATCTTATAAAAATTTCGAATATGAATTAGACAATAATCATGTTGCAAACTATAACCGTAACGAAAATGATGATGACCACTACACTCAACCCGGATTATTGTATACAAAAGCAATGAATCAGGAAGACAGAGATCGTTTGGTTCATAATATTATCGACAATATGAGCGGTATCGACGGTCCGAAAAGAGATGAAATTATCAACCGACAGTTGTGTCATTTTTTCCGTGCAAACATTGAGCTTGGCATGAAAGTGGCTTCTGGTTTACACATCAATATTGATTCAAACATGATGAATCATTTAAAATAA
- a CDS encoding enoyl-CoA hydratase-related protein, with translation MSYENIILGREDKTAIITINRPESLNALNAKTIKEISSALDELASHHEVRVIILTGSGEKSFVAGADIKEFSDFNQEKAEELARNGQNILFNKIENLSKPVIAAVNGFALGGGLELAMSCHIRYASENAKLGLPEVTLGLIPGYGGTQRLPKLVGKGIANEMIFSAKMIPAQRAKEIGLVNEVFPIEELLNKTKELAKTIANNSPMAISRAIQATNLSDTDKGFETEIKYFGELFELEDKKEGVSAFIEKRKPNF, from the coding sequence ATGAGTTACGAAAATATAATTTTAGGCAGAGAAGACAAGACTGCTATCATCACAATCAACAGACCTGAAAGCCTAAATGCATTGAATGCAAAGACAATAAAAGAAATCAGTTCTGCGTTAGATGAGTTAGCGTCTCACCATGAGGTTAGGGTTATTATATTGACAGGAAGCGGAGAAAAATCTTTTGTAGCAGGAGCAGATATTAAAGAATTCAGTGATTTTAATCAAGAAAAAGCTGAAGAATTAGCAAGAAATGGGCAAAATATTCTTTTCAACAAAATTGAAAACTTATCAAAACCAGTAATTGCTGCTGTAAACGGCTTCGCTTTGGGCGGAGGTTTAGAATTAGCAATGTCTTGCCATATCAGATATGCATCTGAAAATGCAAAGCTTGGTCTTCCTGAAGTTACTTTGGGGTTGATTCCTGGATACGGAGGTACACAGAGACTTCCAAAACTAGTAGGAAAAGGAATAGCCAACGAGATGATTTTCTCAGCTAAAATGATTCCTGCGCAAAGAGCAAAAGAAATTGGTTTGGTAAACGAGGTCTTCCCTATCGAAGAATTGTTGAACAAGACAAAAGAATTAGCAAAAACAATTGCAAATAATTCTCCAATGGCAATTTCCAGAGCAATACAAGCCACCAATCTGTCTGACACGGATAAAGGTTTTGAAACTGAAATTAAATATTTCGGAGAACTTTTTGAATTAGAAGACAAAAAAGAAGGAGTTTCCGCTTTCATTGAAAAAAGAAAGCCTAACTTCTAA
- a CDS encoding dCMP deaminase family protein translates to MQMYNKFDKAYLKMALEWAKLSYCERKQVGALIVKDRMIISDGYNGTPSGSENCCEDENGKTHWYVLHAEANAILKLAGSNQSARGATLYLTLSPCKDCSKLILQAGIEKLVYINAYSDNEGISFLQSHGIEIIQVSENELKT, encoded by the coding sequence ATGCAGATGTACAATAAGTTTGACAAAGCTTATCTGAAAATGGCTCTTGAATGGGCAAAACTTTCCTACTGTGAAAGGAAGCAAGTAGGAGCTCTTATCGTAAAAGATAGGATGATTATTTCAGATGGTTACAATGGTACCCCTTCTGGATCTGAGAACTGCTGTGAAGACGAAAACGGTAAAACACACTGGTACGTACTGCACGCAGAAGCAAATGCGATTTTGAAACTAGCCGGCTCTAATCAATCAGCCCGGGGAGCAACTTTATACCTCACGCTCTCCCCATGCAAAGATTGTAGCAAACTGATACTGCAGGCAGGCATAGAAAAACTCGTATATATTAATGCGTATTCAGATAACGAAGGAATATCATTTTTACAAAGCCACGGAATTGAAATAATACAAGTTTCCGAGAATGAATTAAAAACTTAA
- the xerD gene encoding site-specific tyrosine recombinase XerD, producing the protein MTWDEKIKDFEIFLRFERNFSENTLDAYVRDIKKLKDYAEEDLQNVGPDVIAYENLQEYIFTLSKQKFSERSQARWISSIKAFFRFLLEDEIREDNPSALLEGPKLGLYLPDTLSLSDINKIIDAIEIHTDLGKRNHCIIEVLYGCGIRVSELIDIKISNINFKENYIKVVGKGNKTRFVPLANYTADLLQNYITEVRSTIKINKKHEDTLFLNSRGTSMSRVIVFIIIKELTDKAGISKKISPHTFRHSFATHLLQNGVDLRYIQEMLGHSSITTTAVYTHLKTEELRDVILNYHPRNKAKLTE; encoded by the coding sequence ATGACTTGGGATGAAAAAATTAAAGATTTCGAAATTTTTCTAAGATTTGAAAGAAACTTTTCAGAAAACACATTAGACGCTTACGTTCGCGACATCAAAAAACTTAAAGATTACGCAGAAGAAGACCTTCAAAACGTAGGTCCTGACGTGATTGCGTATGAAAATCTTCAGGAGTACATTTTTACACTTTCTAAGCAGAAATTCAGCGAAAGATCACAGGCAAGATGGATCTCTTCTATCAAAGCATTTTTCAGATTTCTTTTGGAAGACGAAATTCGCGAAGACAACCCTTCAGCATTGCTGGAAGGTCCAAAATTGGGTTTATATTTACCTGATACCTTAAGCCTTTCAGATATTAATAAAATTATTGATGCTATTGAAATTCACACCGACCTTGGAAAAAGAAATCATTGCATCATCGAAGTTTTATACGGTTGCGGAATTCGTGTTTCTGAACTAATAGATATTAAAATCTCGAATATCAATTTTAAAGAAAATTACATTAAAGTTGTAGGGAAAGGTAATAAAACGCGTTTCGTTCCTCTTGCAAATTACACTGCAGATTTACTACAAAATTATATTACTGAGGTACGTTCTACCATTAAGATTAATAAGAAACATGAAGATACTTTGTTTTTAAACAGCAGAGGAACTTCTATGTCTCGTGTGATTGTATTCATTATCATTAAAGAACTTACTGATAAAGCTGGAATAAGTAAGAAAATATCACCGCATACTTTCAGACATTCATTTGCTACACATTTACTGCAAAACGGCGTAGACTTGCGCTACATACAAGAAATGCTAGGTCATTCGAGTATTACAACTACTGCAGTTTATACACATCTGAAAACTGAAGAGCTACGTGATGTTATCTTAAATTATCATCCACGAAATAAGGCTAAACTTACTGAATGA
- a CDS encoding NUDIX domain-containing protein, which yields MKILKFCPNCGKESLNWDGEKKWSCPNCNFNLYNNVAGAVAVVIRCGNEIYLTRRNQEPKKGKLDLAGGFVDPKESAENTCKRELFEELQLEIDVTNLKYLTSLPNVYQYKEIDYNTIDLFYEYNVSEKFEVNLELSEISETQWIPASEINLDDIAFDSQKIFFEEYLKNF from the coding sequence ATGAAAATATTGAAATTTTGCCCAAACTGTGGCAAAGAATCATTGAATTGGGACGGCGAAAAAAAATGGAGCTGTCCCAATTGCAATTTCAACTTATACAATAACGTTGCCGGAGCTGTTGCTGTCGTAATAAGATGTGGCAACGAAATTTATCTTACCCGACGAAATCAGGAACCTAAAAAGGGAAAACTTGACCTCGCAGGTGGCTTTGTAGACCCTAAAGAAAGTGCAGAAAACACTTGCAAAAGAGAACTTTTTGAAGAACTTCAGTTAGAAATTGATGTTACAAATCTTAAGTATCTTACGAGCCTTCCCAATGTTTATCAGTATAAAGAAATTGATTATAATACCATCGATTTGTTTTACGAATACAATGTTTCAGAAAAATTTGAAGTCAATTTAGAACTCTCAGAAATATCAGAAACCCAATGGATTCCTGCTTCAGAAATTAATCTTGATGATATTGCCTTTGATTCGCAAAAAATATTTTTTGAAGAATACTTAAAGAATTTTTAA
- a CDS encoding heme-binding domain-containing protein — protein sequence METFKKIVFWSLVAFALIQFIPTDKINQPVNSSVNFIEVKKSPSKVVGLLKNACYDCHSNETVYPKYAYIAPFSWSVKDHVNEGREHLNFSVWNAYNKDLKESMLKKAVQTLQNKSMPMPAYIVYHDEANLSEAERTVLINYFEEILKSKSY from the coding sequence ATGGAAACATTCAAAAAAATAGTGTTCTGGAGTCTGGTGGCTTTTGCGCTGATACAATTTATACCCACAGATAAGATCAATCAGCCCGTAAATAGTTCTGTCAACTTTATCGAAGTTAAAAAATCACCTTCAAAAGTTGTCGGATTACTGAAAAACGCTTGTTATGACTGTCATTCTAACGAAACAGTTTACCCGAAATATGCTTACATAGCACCTTTCTCATGGTCGGTGAAAGATCATGTGAATGAAGGAAGAGAACATCTTAATTTTTCAGTCTGGAATGCTTATAACAAAGATTTGAAAGAAAGTATGCTTAAAAAGGCTGTACAGACGCTTCAGAATAAATCAATGCCAATGCCTGCATATATTGTTTATCACGACGAAGCTAACTTATCTGAAGCAGAAAGAACTGTTTTGATTAATTATTTTGAGGAAATTTTGAAGTCTAAATCTTATTAG
- a CDS encoding Ig-like domain-containing protein, with amino-acid sequence MKRILLLLIVSFLVHSCARVGSPVGGPKDTLAPQFLSSNIDTTRVNVRRDIKELRIDFDEYITLKDINKNLNISPPIENITRILPSNIANKYLIIQWSDTLQANTTYNFNFGNSIADNSESNILRYYNFAFSTGEKLDDLYISGEVKDAFTIKKQNSSENKMVVGLYQLKDTIDYKKKPYYITKVDDDGYYELNYLAPGKFKIIAFDDENGNSIYDPGKEKIGFQKDTVNIEKSISGLNLKLYPSKKLFKKPELKEIQGGILMSFEGNPGEVKVVSKNEKLQDYKVTHTPKSDSVRIWFDAVKSNVGQTVTENLKFAYEADERKDSTSVFYKYNAKNTMTVDNNIGGSILPPKSDFRLVSNYVVDKISPEKWTLKVDSLTTQNFTAKISESNPYEILVQSDFIAGKKYQLTIPKTTVSSYYEKNAESKRFDFEADKVENYGSFNFMLTNAPTTKYWIQLLDTSEKAVYQKYTSGSNVKFDIVKPGDYIVRILVDNNGNKRWDEADFVNQVFAEDSYLYYKMVVARPLWESKEEWDLNDKRTFEGIKEAPKKNNEDTEQPQPGFNNNNGTLNNPTQSGTRTRTPQLTR; translated from the coding sequence ATGAAAAGAATCCTTCTCTTACTGATTGTCAGTTTTCTTGTGCATTCTTGCGCAAGAGTCGGTTCGCCGGTTGGCGGGCCGAAAGATACTTTGGCTCCGCAGTTTTTAAGTTCAAATATTGACACGACCAGAGTTAATGTGAGAAGAGATATTAAAGAACTGAGAATAGATTTTGATGAATACATTACATTAAAAGACATTAATAAAAATCTAAACATCTCTCCACCCATAGAGAATATCACAAGAATTCTACCTTCAAATATTGCCAATAAATATTTAATCATTCAGTGGTCAGATACACTTCAGGCAAATACAACTTATAATTTTAATTTCGGAAATTCAATTGCAGATAACAGTGAATCTAATATATTAAGATATTATAATTTTGCATTTTCTACAGGTGAAAAACTGGATGATCTTTACATTAGTGGTGAAGTAAAAGACGCTTTTACGATTAAAAAACAGAATAGCAGCGAAAATAAAATGGTTGTCGGTTTGTATCAATTAAAAGATACGATTGATTATAAAAAGAAACCTTATTACATCACAAAAGTAGATGATGACGGATATTACGAGCTTAATTATCTGGCTCCGGGTAAATTTAAAATCATAGCATTTGACGATGAAAACGGAAACTCCATTTATGATCCGGGAAAGGAGAAAATAGGTTTTCAGAAAGATACGGTAAACATTGAAAAGTCGATTTCAGGTTTAAATTTAAAACTGTATCCATCTAAAAAGTTATTTAAAAAACCTGAACTGAAAGAAATTCAGGGTGGTATTTTGATGTCATTTGAAGGAAATCCGGGTGAAGTGAAAGTGGTTTCTAAAAACGAAAAACTTCAGGATTATAAAGTAACACATACGCCAAAATCAGATTCTGTACGAATTTGGTTTGATGCAGTGAAAAGTAATGTCGGACAAACGGTTACTGAGAATCTCAAATTTGCTTACGAAGCAGACGAGAGAAAAGATTCTACATCGGTTTTTTATAAGTATAATGCAAAAAATACAATGACAGTCGATAACAATATCGGTGGTTCAATACTTCCTCCCAAAAGCGATTTCAGGTTGGTTTCAAATTATGTAGTTGATAAGATAAGCCCAGAAAAATGGACTTTAAAAGTAGACAGCCTTACCACCCAGAATTTCACAGCTAAAATATCTGAATCTAATCCTTACGAAATTTTGGTTCAGTCTGATTTTATTGCCGGAAAAAAATATCAGTTGACAATTCCTAAAACCACCGTTTCTTCTTATTACGAAAAAAATGCTGAGTCTAAAAGATTCGATTTTGAAGCAGATAAAGTTGAAAATTATGGAAGTTTTAATTTTATGCTTACCAATGCGCCTACTACAAAATATTGGATTCAACTGTTAGATACATCAGAAAAGGCAGTTTATCAAAAATATACCAGTGGGAGTAATGTTAAATTTGATATTGTAAAACCGGGCGACTACATCGTAAGAATTTTGGTAGACAATAATGGCAATAAACGATGGGATGAAGCCGATTTCGTCAATCAGGTTTTTGCAGAAGATTCATATTTGTATTACAAAATGGTTGTAGCGAGGCCTTTGTGGGAGTCTAAAGAAGAGTGGGATCTCAATGATAAAAGAACTTTTGAAGGCATTAAAGAAGCTCCTAAAAAGAATAATGAAGATACGGAACAACCGCAGCCAGGTTTTAATAACAATAATGGTACTTTAAATAATCCTACACAGTCAGGTACAAGAACTAGAACGCCACAACTTACGAGATAA